In a single window of the Elusimicrobiaceae bacterium genome:
- the rpsC gene encoding 30S ribosomal protein S3 yields MGHKIHPRSMRLGYIQDWQSRWFAPNNMPALINQDFEIRTLVKNRYPMAAISWIGIERAGSFLRVNVHTARPGVVIGKKGGDIETLRKSIQELTGSRTSVNVMEIKNPETDAQLVAEAIAMQLERRAHFGGAMKRAIDRAMSAKALGIKIMVAGRLGGAEIARTEWKREGRVPLHTLCADIDYGFTEANTISGKIGVKCWIYKKDHFAKSPKELLAEMRKNGGFTDSETPEAAKEEPAKKEASDHADA; encoded by the coding sequence ATGGGTCATAAAATACACCCTAGGTCAATGAGGCTGGGATACATTCAGGACTGGCAGAGCCGGTGGTTCGCTCCGAACAACATGCCTGCCCTGATCAATCAGGATTTTGAAATCCGCACGCTGGTCAAGAACCGCTATCCGATGGCGGCGATAAGCTGGATCGGCATCGAACGGGCGGGCTCTTTCCTTCGCGTGAACGTGCATACCGCACGGCCGGGCGTGGTGATCGGCAAGAAGGGCGGCGATATCGAAACGTTGCGCAAGAGCATCCAGGAGCTTACCGGAAGCCGGACTTCGGTTAACGTCATGGAGATCAAGAACCCGGAAACCGACGCGCAGCTCGTCGCGGAAGCGATCGCGATGCAGCTTGAGCGGCGGGCGCATTTCGGGGGAGCGATGAAACGCGCGATTGACCGCGCCATGTCGGCCAAGGCGCTGGGCATCAAGATCATGGTCGCCGGCCGGCTGGGCGGCGCGGAAATCGCCCGCACCGAGTGGAAACGCGAAGGCCGCGTGCCGCTGCATACGCTCTGCGCCGATATTGACTACGGTTTTACCGAAGCCAACACGATAAGCGGCAAGATCGGCGTGAAATGCTGGATCTACAAGAAAGACCATTTCGCGAAATCGCCCAAGGAACTGCTTGCCGAAATGCGCAAGAACGGCGGGTTCACCGATTCCGAGACTCCCGAAGCCGCGAAAGAAGAGCCTGCAAAGAAGGAGGCGTCCGACCATGCTGATGCCTAA
- the rplV gene encoding 50S ribosomal protein L22, protein MDAVAIAKFQRYGRRKVGQIADQIRGKNVLVAEQLVEMAPRRSSDMVRKAIHSAAANLSVKLGKQLDPATIWVTRIYADMGPMKHLRRVQPGPQGRALPFRRKVCHLTVVVSDTKGGVS, encoded by the coding sequence ATGGATGCTGTGGCAATAGCCAAGTTTCAAAGATACGGCAGAAGAAAGGTCGGCCAGATAGCCGACCAAATTCGGGGCAAGAACGTGCTCGTGGCGGAACAGCTGGTGGAAATGGCGCCGCGCCGCTCGTCCGACATGGTGCGCAAGGCGATACATTCGGCCGCGGCGAACCTGTCCGTCAAGCTGGGCAAGCAACTTGATCCCGCGACCATCTGGGTTACGCGGATTTACGCCGATATGGGCCCGATGAAACACCTCCGCCGCGTGCAGCCCGGCCCTCAGGGGCGGGCGCTGCCGTTCAGACGGAAAGTATGCCACCTGACGGTGGTGGTGTCTGACACGAAAGGAGGTGTGAGTTAA
- the rpsS gene encoding 30S ribosomal protein S19 — MGRSTKKGPYIDESLLKKVRAMNDSGNKKSVKTWARACTISPEFVGHTFMVHNGQKFLPVYVSERMVGHKLGEFAFTRTFRGHGESHTKKSASLT; from the coding sequence ATGGGAAGATCTACAAAAAAAGGTCCGTATATTGACGAAAGCCTTCTCAAGAAGGTTCGCGCGATGAATGACTCGGGCAACAAGAAATCTGTGAAAACATGGGCCAGGGCGTGCACGATCAGCCCCGAGTTCGTGGGACACACTTTTATGGTGCACAACGGTCAGAAGTTCCTTCCGGTCTATGTGTCGGAAAGAATGGTAGGGCACAAGCTGGGCGAGTTCGCGTTCACCCGCACGTTCCGGGGTCACGGCGAATCGCACACGAAGAAGTCGGCCTCCCTTACCTAA
- the rplB gene encoding 50S ribosomal protein L2: MPKSFRPYTPSRRFITVADFSEITKTVPEKSLTTGLRKSGGRNNTGMVMVRHIGGGHKRAFRKIDFKREKYGIPAKVVSIEYDPNRSSRICLLNYADGEKRYILHPVGVKVGDMLNSGPQADIKVGNALPLKNIPEGTFLHNIEMLVGRGAQLVRSAGAQAQLLAREGKYAHIRMPSGEIRLLPVDCMATIGQVGNVEHNTIVIGNAGRKRHLGIRPTVRGGAMNAVDHPMGGGRGHSKGGNIARSPWNQKAKGFKTRVQKVWNWMIVQDRRKAKARA; encoded by the coding sequence ATGCCCAAATCGTTTAGACCTTATACACCGTCGAGGAGATTTATCACCGTAGCGGATTTTTCGGAAATCACGAAAACCGTTCCTGAAAAGAGCCTGACGACGGGACTGCGCAAAAGCGGCGGCCGCAACAATACCGGCATGGTTATGGTGCGCCATATCGGTGGCGGGCACAAGCGCGCATTCCGCAAGATTGATTTCAAGCGGGAGAAATACGGAATTCCGGCGAAAGTGGTTTCGATCGAGTACGATCCGAACCGGAGCTCGCGGATCTGTCTTTTGAACTACGCGGACGGGGAAAAGCGGTATATTCTGCATCCCGTAGGCGTGAAAGTCGGGGATATGCTCAACAGCGGGCCGCAGGCCGATATCAAAGTCGGCAATGCGCTTCCTCTGAAGAATATTCCGGAAGGCACATTCCTGCATAATATCGAAATGCTGGTTGGCCGGGGCGCGCAGCTGGTGCGGTCGGCCGGGGCGCAGGCGCAGCTGCTGGCGCGGGAAGGGAAATACGCGCATATCAGGATGCCTTCCGGCGAAATCCGGCTGCTGCCGGTTGACTGCATGGCCACAATCGGGCAGGTGGGCAACGTCGAGCACAACACGATCGTGATCGGCAATGCCGGCCGCAAGCGGCACCTGGGCATCCGCCCGACGGTGCGCGGCGGCGCGATGAACGCGGTGGACCACCCGATGGGCGGCGGCCGCGGACATTCGAAAGGCGGCAACATCGCCCGCTCGCCGTGGAACCAGAAAGCCAAGGGTTTCAAGACCCGCGTGCAGAAAGTTTGGAACTGGATGATTGTCCAGGACCGGCGCAAAGCGAAGGCTCGCGCTTAA
- a CDS encoding 50S ribosomal protein L23 → MAKEIYEVLKRPILTEKSLTQKDKENKYSFEVAPNANKAEIRQAVEKLFKVNVTKITTVSMKGKLHRVGRFEGKRPDWKKAVVTLKDGQKIEVSDAA, encoded by the coding sequence ATGGCCAAAGAGATCTATGAAGTTCTGAAAAGGCCTATTCTCACCGAGAAAAGCCTTACCCAGAAAGACAAAGAGAACAAATACAGCTTTGAAGTGGCGCCCAACGCCAACAAAGCCGAGATCCGTCAAGCGGTAGAAAAACTCTTCAAGGTCAATGTGACGAAGATAACCACAGTGAGCATGAAAGGCAAACTCCATCGCGTAGGGCGGTTTGAAGGCAAGCGGCCGGACTGGAAAAAAGCGGTCGTGACCCTCAAGGACGGGCAGAAGATAGAAGTTTCTGATGCCGCCTGA
- the rplD gene encoding 50S ribosomal protein L4, which translates to METAVLNIQGEKVGKCELPEKVFGVTPDKHLLHEAAKVFLANQRIGCACAKTRAEVSGGGKKPWKQKGTGRARSGSNRSPLWTGGGVVFGPRPHSFRRELPQFKRRMALAHALSAKLADGAVVVVDKFDLPEAKTRHMSDALAALDAGRKPMIISTGENGKLLLAGRNVPGLVHCRPENLNTYGVLNSTKLVITRTALDALNVLWTKGE; encoded by the coding sequence ATGGAAACAGCAGTATTAAACATACAGGGTGAAAAAGTAGGGAAGTGCGAACTGCCTGAAAAGGTTTTCGGAGTCACCCCCGACAAGCACCTCCTTCATGAAGCGGCGAAAGTGTTTCTGGCCAACCAGCGCATCGGCTGCGCCTGCGCCAAAACCCGCGCGGAAGTAAGCGGCGGCGGCAAGAAGCCCTGGAAGCAGAAAGGCACCGGCCGCGCCCGGTCGGGTTCAAACCGCTCTCCGCTCTGGACGGGCGGCGGCGTGGTTTTCGGACCGCGGCCCCATTCGTTCCGCAGGGAACTGCCCCAGTTCAAAAGGCGCATGGCTTTGGCGCACGCATTGAGCGCAAAGCTGGCGGACGGCGCGGTCGTTGTTGTTGATAAATTCGATCTGCCCGAAGCGAAGACCCGGCATATGTCCGACGCGTTGGCCGCGCTTGACGCCGGCAGAAAGCCCATGATCATTTCCACGGGCGAGAACGGCAAACTGCTGCTTGCCGGGCGCAACGTGCCCGGGCTGGTGCATTGCCGGCCTGAAAACCTCAACACATACGGCGTGCTTAACAGCACCAAGCTGGTCATCACCAGGACCGCGCTTGACGCGCTGAACGTCCTGTGGACCAAGGGAGAATAA
- the rplC gene encoding 50S ribosomal protein L3, with amino-acid sequence MAEEIKNTEVAAVTEAPATLRAVLGEKLGMTQVFDEAGTVHSVTVVKVNPCRVVNVRTQERDGYTAVCLGYGDKNPKKLNKATAGQYRKANVSPALHLKEYRIASVDGYEIGQAVTLASRFQTGDFVDVQGLTKGRGFAGAMKRHGFHGLPGSHGASDKERSPGSLASQRSLGRVIPGQRMAGHMGQRTVTMSKMKVVRVNNDTGCIYINGSVPGCKGTIVSVLETSKSRKKA; translated from the coding sequence ATGGCAGAAGAAATCAAAAATACAGAAGTCGCAGCGGTTACAGAAGCGCCGGCAACCCTTCGCGCAGTGCTGGGCGAAAAGCTCGGCATGACCCAGGTTTTTGACGAAGCCGGCACGGTTCATTCCGTAACGGTGGTGAAAGTCAATCCGTGCAGAGTAGTCAATGTCCGCACGCAGGAGCGCGACGGTTATACCGCCGTCTGCCTCGGATACGGGGACAAGAACCCCAAGAAACTGAATAAAGCCACTGCGGGCCAGTACAGGAAGGCCAACGTGTCGCCCGCGCTGCACCTCAAGGAATACCGCATAGCCAGCGTTGACGGTTATGAAATAGGACAGGCGGTTACGCTCGCGTCCCGGTTCCAGACCGGTGATTTTGTGGACGTTCAGGGTCTGACCAAAGGCAGAGGCTTCGCTGGCGCGATGAAGCGCCACGGGTTCCACGGCCTGCCGGGCTCGCACGGCGCGTCCGATAAGGAACGGTCGCCCGGTTCGCTCGCCTCGCAGCGTTCTTTGGGCCGGGTGATTCCCGGACAGAGAATGGCCGGCCATATGGGTCAGAGAACGGTTACGATGTCGAAGATGAAAGTGGTGCGGGTCAATAACGACACCGGCTGCATTTATATCAACGGTTCGGTGCCGGGCTGCAAAGGCACGATAGTGTCCGTTCTGGAAACCTCCAAGTCGCGCAAAAAGGCTTGA
- the rpsJ gene encoding 30S ribosomal protein S10, with product MAEETKKKGNTLEGQERIRIKLRSYDHRMLDQSVTRIVDTARRTGAIVAGPVLLPTKIRKYTVLKSPHVDKKSREQFEMRIHKRLIDLKSPTSKTVDELMKLDLPAGVDVGIKM from the coding sequence ATGGCAGAAGAAACCAAAAAGAAAGGCAATACCCTAGAGGGGCAAGAGCGGATCCGCATTAAACTGCGGTCCTATGACCACCGTATGCTTGACCAGTCCGTGACCCGGATAGTGGACACCGCGCGCCGGACCGGCGCGATTGTTGCGGGGCCGGTGCTCCTGCCGACCAAGATTCGCAAGTATACCGTGCTTAAATCGCCGCATGTGGACAAGAAATCGCGCGAGCAGTTCGAGATGCGCATCCACAAACGGCTTATAGATCTGAAAAGCCCCACCTCAAAAACGGTGGATGAACTCATGAAACTGGATCTTCCGGCTGGTGTTGATGTCGGGATCAAGATGTGA
- the fusA gene encoding elongation factor G: MPREYPLEKIRNIGIIAHIDAGKTTTTERILFYTGRIHKIGEVHDGTAVTDWMEQERERGITITSAAIYCSWRDCQINIIDTPGHVDFTAEVERSLRVLDGAVVVFDGVQGVEPQSETVWRQADKYHVPRIAYINKLDRLGANFYNSVHSIREKLGGNACPIQIPIGAEENLKGVVDLVQMKAYVWSGDEVGAKFEIVDIPAEYKEAAEKHRTEMIEKISDYDESIMERYLAGSTEFSVEEIRTAIRQGVLTGKFFPVVCGSSYKNKGVQPMLDAVCYYLPSPVEVPPTKGVNPDTDEPVERKASDSEPFSALLFKIQTDPYVGKLSYFRIYSGKLSAGDTVLFSRSGAQERIGRVMRMHADKREDVKDLYAGDIAATVALKNAKVGETLCDLKNPILLEEITFPEPVISIAIEPKSKEDEEKMSIALGRLAEEDQTFRVRTDEETAQTIISGMGELHLNIIVDRLKREFKVQANVGNPQVAYRETIRKKAEQEGKFIRQSGGKGQYGHVIIRVEPLPVGGGFEFVDEVKQGRIPREFIPAVEKGTKEACESGALAGYPLVDVRVVLLDGSYHDVDSSEIAFKIAGAMALRAACKNASPVILEPIMKVEVVTPESYMGDIIGDLNSRRAKISEMGNRGNVRFIRGTVPLSEMFGYATTVRSLSQGRASFNIEPSHYEDVPGNIAKAIVEKKSAAEVAG, translated from the coding sequence ATGCCAAGAGAATATCCGCTAGAGAAGATCAGGAACATCGGTATTATCGCGCACATTGACGCAGGTAAAACCACAACCACGGAACGTATACTTTTTTATACGGGCCGCATACATAAAATCGGCGAAGTGCATGACGGGACCGCCGTAACCGACTGGATGGAACAGGAGCGCGAGCGCGGCATTACCATCACCTCCGCCGCGATTTACTGCTCCTGGCGCGACTGCCAGATCAACATCATTGACACTCCGGGACACGTGGATTTTACCGCCGAAGTCGAGCGGAGCCTGCGCGTGCTTGACGGCGCGGTGGTGGTGTTTGACGGAGTGCAGGGCGTGGAGCCCCAGTCTGAAACCGTATGGCGCCAGGCTGACAAATACCATGTGCCCCGGATCGCCTACATCAACAAGCTTGACCGGCTGGGCGCGAATTTTTACAATTCGGTTCATTCCATCCGGGAAAAACTGGGCGGCAACGCCTGCCCGATCCAGATTCCGATCGGCGCGGAAGAGAACCTTAAAGGCGTCGTGGATCTGGTGCAGATGAAAGCCTATGTCTGGTCCGGCGACGAGGTTGGCGCGAAATTCGAGATTGTTGATATTCCCGCCGAATACAAGGAAGCCGCCGAGAAGCACCGCACGGAAATGATCGAGAAAATTTCCGATTACGACGAAAGCATCATGGAGCGCTATCTGGCCGGCTCCACCGAGTTTTCCGTGGAGGAAATCCGCACGGCGATACGTCAGGGCGTGCTGACAGGGAAATTCTTTCCGGTCGTGTGCGGTTCGTCATACAAGAACAAAGGCGTGCAGCCGATGCTCGACGCGGTGTGCTACTATCTGCCGTCGCCGGTCGAGGTGCCTCCCACGAAAGGCGTGAATCCCGATACGGACGAACCGGTGGAGCGCAAGGCTTCAGACAGCGAACCGTTTTCCGCGCTGCTGTTTAAGATCCAGACCGATCCGTATGTGGGCAAACTGAGTTATTTCCGCATTTATTCAGGCAAGCTGTCTGCGGGCGACACCGTTCTGTTCTCGCGCAGCGGCGCGCAGGAGCGCATTGGCCGGGTAATGCGCATGCACGCCGACAAGCGAGAGGATGTGAAAGATTTATATGCCGGCGATATCGCCGCCACGGTCGCGCTCAAAAACGCGAAAGTGGGCGAAACGCTGTGCGATCTGAAGAATCCGATCCTGCTGGAAGAAATCACTTTCCCGGAACCGGTTATTTCGATCGCGATTGAGCCGAAGTCAAAGGAAGACGAGGAAAAAATGTCCATCGCGCTGGGCCGGCTGGCCGAAGAGGACCAGACATTCCGGGTGCGCACGGACGAAGAAACCGCGCAGACGATTATTTCCGGGATGGGCGAGCTTCACCTCAATATTATTGTGGACCGGCTCAAGCGGGAATTCAAGGTGCAGGCGAATGTGGGCAACCCGCAGGTCGCTTACCGCGAAACGATCCGCAAGAAAGCGGAACAGGAAGGCAAGTTTATCCGTCAGTCCGGTGGCAAGGGCCAGTATGGCCACGTCATCATCAGGGTGGAACCGCTGCCCGTGGGCGGCGGATTCGAGTTCGTGGACGAAGTGAAACAGGGCAGAATTCCCCGGGAATTCATTCCGGCCGTTGAAAAAGGCACGAAGGAAGCCTGCGAAAGCGGCGCTCTGGCGGGTTATCCGCTGGTGGACGTGCGCGTTGTGCTGCTCGACGGCTCGTACCACGATGTGGACTCGTCGGAAATCGCGTTCAAGATCGCCGGCGCTATGGCGTTGCGCGCGGCCTGCAAAAACGCCAGTCCCGTGATTCTGGAACCCATTATGAAAGTGGAGGTTGTCACGCCCGAGAGTTATATGGGCGACATTATCGGCGATCTCAACTCCCGTCGCGCGAAGATTTCTGAAATGGGCAACCGCGGAAACGTGCGCTTCATCAGGGGCACGGTGCCGCTGTCGGAAATGTTCGGATATGCGACGACGGTGCGCTCGCTGTCACAGGGCCGCGCGTCGTTTAATATTGAGCCCAGCCATTATGAAGACGTGCCGGGCAACATAGCCAAGGCGATTGTGGAAAAGAAATCCGCCGCCGAGGTTGCCGGCTAG
- the rpsG gene encoding 30S ribosomal protein S7, protein MPRKGLKPRERREVPAPDSKCNSVLIARFINKMNYEGKKNTAEKLVYGALDIIKEKTSAEPMETFNKAIENVRPLVEVKPRRVGGATYQVPLEVKPIRGTAIAMRWILTAARSRKGRPMADKLAEELMLAARKEGTAFKKREDTHKMAEANRAFAHYRW, encoded by the coding sequence ATGCCCAGAAAAGGTCTTAAACCCAGAGAAAGAAGAGAAGTTCCCGCGCCGGATTCGAAGTGCAATTCGGTGCTCATTGCCCGGTTCATCAACAAGATGAATTACGAAGGCAAAAAGAATACTGCCGAAAAGCTGGTGTACGGCGCGCTTGACATAATCAAGGAAAAAACCAGCGCCGAGCCGATGGAAACGTTTAACAAGGCCATCGAGAACGTGCGGCCGCTGGTGGAAGTAAAGCCCCGGCGGGTGGGCGGCGCGACTTATCAGGTGCCTCTGGAGGTCAAACCGATCCGCGGCACCGCGATCGCGATGCGCTGGATTCTCACCGCGGCGCGCAGCCGCAAGGGCCGTCCGATGGCGGACAAGCTGGCCGAAGAGCTGATGCTGGCCGCCAGGAAGGAAGGGACGGCGTTTAAAAAACGCGAAGACACGCATAAAATGGCCGAAGCGAACCGCGCTTTCGCCCATTACAGATGGTAA
- the rpsL gene encoding 30S ribosomal protein S12: protein MPTINQLVKFGRSKQRNRTKAPALNSCPQRRGVCTRVWTVTPKKPNSALRKVARVKLTSKVEVTAYIPGVGHNLQEHSIVLVRGGRVKDLPGVRYHIIRGALDAAGVENRKQGRSLYGVKRPKAK from the coding sequence ATGCCTACAATAAATCAGTTAGTGAAATTCGGACGGAGCAAACAGAGAAACAGGACGAAAGCGCCTGCCCTCAATTCCTGTCCTCAGAGAAGGGGCGTCTGCACCCGCGTGTGGACGGTAACCCCCAAGAAGCCGAACTCGGCTTTACGGAAAGTGGCGCGCGTAAAACTGACTTCGAAGGTCGAGGTTACGGCCTACATCCCCGGAGTGGGACACAACCTGCAGGAGCATTCGATCGTGCTCGTGCGCGGCGGTCGTGTCAAAGATCTTCCGGGCGTAAGATACCATATTATCCGCGGCGCTTTGGATGCCGCCGGTGTCGAGAACAGAAAGCAGGGTCGTTCGCTTTACGGCGTCAAGCGGCCCAAAGCCAAGTAA